Part of the Candidatus Polarisedimenticolia bacterium genome is shown below.
GCAGCGACCACACGGTGATCTTCGACATTCGCCGCGGCGGCCACCTCTCTTTCTTCGGCTATGACATCAATGCCGCGGGTGACGTGAACGGCGACGGCACTCCCGACATCATCGCCGGGGCTCCCTTCTCCTCCGTGACCGGCCAGTTCACCGGTCGGGTGCATCTCATCTCCGGCCGTGACGGCTCGGCCCTCTGGACGCAGGACGGCCAGGCGATCCAGACGCAGCTCGGCTCGGCGGTCTCCGGCGTGGGCGATCTGGATGGCGACGGCCTGGTGGACGTGGCGGTCGGTGGCAGGGGCTCGGGTCCGAAAAATGCCGGCGAGGCGTTCGTCTTGCGCGGCACCACCGGCGCCTACCTGCGAACCCTGAAGCCCGCCGCCACGGCGGTCGATTTCGGCAACTTCTTCGTGCACAACGCCGGCGACGTCGACCGCGACGGAGTGCTGGACATCCTGGTGGCCGATTTCGCCGATGACCGCCTCGGTCCCAACACCGGGCGTGCTTATGTCTTCTCCGGCGCCAACCAGGACAAGCTCAGAGTTTTCAATGGCGAGAATGCCGGCGATGGATTCGGGATCGGGCGGGCCTGCGGCGATCTCAATGGCGACGGCGCAGCCGATTTCATCCTGGCCGGCTACACCAGCAGCGCCGGCGCGCCGACGGGAGGCAAGGTCTATCTCTACTCGGGCAAGACCGGCATGACCCTGCGCACCATGACCGGCAACGTATCAGGCGCCACCCTGGGCTTCGACGCGCTCCCGGTAGGGGACATCAATGGCGATGGCGCCATCGATTTCCTGATCACCGGCAGCGACATCGCCCATGTCGTGGCCGGCAAGCCCTGAATCAGGATGCGGGTCGGGCCAGGGGAGAGTCCTCTGGTCCGACCTGGCCTTCTCAGGACGTTGAGGTGGGTTTCCTTCGGTGGGGCCGCTTCCCGACGCTTGCTGCTCCAGCGGGTGTGCCGAGATCGACGTCAATCTCAATCCGGGTCGCCCCGGTGGCGACGCTGATACGGACACGGGAGCGACCATTGCTCGAGCGGGCGTGAAGCTGCTCGAGGGCATCCGCGAGCAGGCGACGCGCAATCTGCTCCGGGTCTCCGGTCGGACGCGGAACGGATTCCTGGATCGAATCAAGCACAGTGCGGGTGAGCTCCCGCGGGGCCTCGAGAATGGCCTCGGGAGTGACGATGGCCAGCTCGGCTTGGGTATAGCCAGGATCCCAGTGGGTATTCTCAGGAACCTGGCTGTGCCCATAGTGGCCGCCTCTCGAAGTCCAATTCGAGGCATCGCGGTTGTG
Proteins encoded:
- a CDS encoding FG-GAP-like repeat-containing protein; its protein translation is MLRCALRAVPSLCLAGGLAALSAELAPVHAQFVEPDVSVVYTLHAEAAGNQFGFVGAVIGDLNGDGASEILIGAPRNAAGGNLAGRAYVYSGRDGALLNTITGGPFQRLGFGVAGVGDINGDGVPDYAVSGPGTPGGPVPQIGRLLVLSGSDHTVIFDIRRGGHLSFFGYDINAAGDVNGDGTPDIIAGAPFSSVTGQFTGRVHLISGRDGSALWTQDGQAIQTQLGSAVSGVGDLDGDGLVDVAVGGRGSGPKNAGEAFVLRGTTGAYLRTLKPAATAVDFGNFFVHNAGDVDRDGVLDILVADFADDRLGPNTGRAYVFSGANQDKLRVFNGENAGDGFGIGRACGDLNGDGAADFILAGYTSSAGAPTGGKVYLYSGKTGMTLRTMTGNVSGATLGFDALPVGDINGDGAIDFLITGSDIAHVVAGKP